From Bacteroidota bacterium, the proteins below share one genomic window:
- a CDS encoding N-acetylmuramoyl-L-alanine amidase, with protein sequence MALIFLLLTSFQPPAPRYAIHRVVIDAGHGGKDSGCLGGKVKEKDVALGVALQLGRYIESHFPEVKVIYTRSTDVFVELHERATIANNARADLFICIHCNSACYFDKKKKKELCNEETEGTETWVMGLNKTEANLEVSKRENSVVLLEKDYLKQYDGFDPNSPEANIIFSLYQDAYLDQSLRLASLVQQEVKKQGRQSRGVKQAGFIVLFKTTMPSILVETGFLSNPSEEKFLGSERGQRDMAEAIFNAFKRYKQSVESGSDTGDGRAIEPGDSGKTADTDRPSNDKGEPASVESAKPAVENAKPVAEEKADNDIYFSVQFAVSPTRLTSSSSKLKKAGDWREEKDGKLYKYVSGKFRDPEDALDLQTALRAKGYKDAFVVAYEGVKRIPYKEAKARLK encoded by the coding sequence ATGGCGCTGATATTCCTATTGTTGACGTCCTTCCAGCCGCCGGCACCGCGTTATGCGATTCACCGTGTCGTGATCGATGCTGGGCATGGTGGTAAAGACTCGGGCTGCCTGGGCGGCAAAGTCAAAGAAAAGGATGTGGCCTTGGGTGTCGCTTTGCAACTGGGGCGTTACATCGAAAGCCATTTCCCTGAAGTCAAGGTCATTTATACCCGATCCACCGACGTTTTTGTGGAATTGCACGAGCGGGCAACCATTGCCAATAACGCCCGAGCCGATCTGTTTATTTGTATCCACTGTAACTCCGCCTGCTATTTCGACAAGAAGAAGAAAAAGGAACTCTGCAACGAAGAGACGGAAGGAACGGAAACCTGGGTCATGGGTTTGAATAAGACCGAAGCGAACCTCGAGGTTTCGAAGCGGGAAAACAGTGTCGTGCTGCTTGAAAAGGATTACCTCAAGCAATACGACGGATTCGACCCGAACAGCCCGGAAGCCAACATTATTTTTTCCCTTTACCAGGACGCTTACCTCGACCAGAGTCTGCGGTTGGCTTCGCTCGTTCAGCAGGAAGTCAAGAAGCAGGGCCGGCAAAGCCGCGGAGTGAAACAGGCCGGGTTTATCGTGCTGTTCAAGACGACGATGCCGAGCATTCTGGTGGAGACCGGCTTTCTTTCCAATCCATCGGAGGAGAAGTTTCTCGGATCGGAACGCGGGCAGCGCGATATGGCGGAAGCGATCTTCAATGCATTCAAGCGCTATAAGCAGAGTGTAGAATCGGGTTCGGATACAGGCGATGGACGAGCAATCGAACCCGGTGATTCGGGAAAGACCGCGGACACCGATCGACCCTCCAATGATAAGGGTGAACCGGCATCGGTGGAATCCGCGAAACCTGCCGTTGAAAATGCAAAGCCGGTTGCGGAAGAGAAAGCTGACAACGACATCTACTTCAGTGTCCAGTTTGCTGTTTCACCCACACGCCTGACGTCCTCGAGTTCCAAGTTGAAAAAAGCGGGGGACTGGCGGGAGGAAAAGGATGGGAAGCTCTATAAGTATGTCAGTGGAAAATTCCGTGATCCGGAAGACGCGCTGGACTTACAAACTGCTTTGAGGGCGAAGGGTTATAAGGATGCTTTTGTGGTCGCTTATGAGGGCGTAAAACGCATTCCTTACAAGGAAGCCAAAGCCCGGTTGAAGTAG
- a CDS encoding MCE family protein has translation MKISKEARIGLIVTVGIAALFWGINYLKGKDFFTSQKLVYAVYDHVDGLAPSNTVQVNGMKVGMVKSLSLFPDRSGRILVSMHLKNEVVVPRNSTAEIFGTDLLGTKGIRLVLGDATEELQDGDTLVSAIQQSLSESVSAQVAPIKQKAENLLSSMDSVLIIVRTVFNEKTKDNLKRSFESISNSLLSIEHVTGSLDTGLTANGKLASMLASLESILANFRKNNDAITNAINNFSSISDTLARANLAMTIENTRKTLEETSSLLRKVNTGEGSLGQLATNDSLYHNLNSTSRSLDLLLTDFRENPKRYFNVSLISFGKK, from the coding sequence ATGAAAATTTCGAAGGAAGCACGCATCGGACTGATTGTCACGGTAGGGATCGCCGCCCTTTTCTGGGGTATCAATTATTTGAAAGGCAAAGATTTCTTTACCAGTCAGAAACTGGTGTACGCGGTTTATGATCACGTCGATGGCCTGGCGCCCAGCAACACCGTTCAGGTGAATGGGATGAAAGTTGGCATGGTAAAAAGCCTTTCGCTTTTCCCTGACCGCTCCGGCCGTATCCTGGTCAGCATGCATTTGAAGAACGAAGTGGTGGTCCCGCGTAATTCCACCGCCGAGATCTTCGGAACCGACCTGTTGGGAACGAAAGGTATCCGGCTGGTACTGGGCGACGCGACCGAAGAGTTGCAAGACGGCGATACCCTCGTGTCGGCTATTCAGCAAAGTCTCAGCGAATCGGTCAGTGCCCAGGTCGCTCCGATCAAGCAGAAAGCGGAGAACCTCTTGTCTTCCATGGATTCGGTCCTGATCATCGTCCGGACGGTCTTCAACGAAAAAACCAAAGACAATCTCAAGCGTTCATTTGAAAGCATCAGCAATTCGCTGCTCTCGATCGAGCACGTGACCGGCAGCCTGGACACCGGCCTTACCGCCAACGGGAAACTGGCAAGCATGCTTGCTTCCCTGGAATCCATTTTGGCCAATTTCCGGAAGAACAATGACGCGATCACCAACGCCATCAATAATTTCTCGTCGATCAGCGATACCCTGGCCCGCGCCAATCTCGCCATGACCATTGAAAATACCCGGAAGACACTGGAAGAGACCTCCTCGCTCTTGCGAAAGGTCAACACCGGGGAAGGTTCGCTCGGGCAACTGGCTACGAACGACAGCCTCTACCACAACCTGAATTCCACGTCCCGCAGCCTGGATCTGCTCTTGACCGACTTCCGGGAAAACCCCAAGCGGTACTTCAATGTTTCATTGATCTCATTCGGCAAGAAATAA
- a CDS encoding (Fe-S)-binding protein, whose product MIGQLIFLLLLLAAVAVFTRNIRKVIRNIRLGRPLDRSDRSADRWKVMTMVALGQSKMVTRPVAGILHIFVYAGFVIINIEVLEIVIDGLFGTHRVFAFLGPLYDLLIGSFEILALLVLVACVIFLVRRYVIRLKRFWMREMTSWPRTDATLILVTEILLMSAFLKMNAVDSVLQAQHYGHYVQAGWFPVSSMLTPFFEGWNPENLVIVERLLWWFHIIGILVFLNYLPYSKHFHILLAFPNTYYSNLDYKGRFTNMESVTREVKLMLDPSAVPPGDAAAPPSRFGAKDVFDLSWKQLMDAYSCTECGRCSSNCPANQTGKLLSPRKIMMDTRDRLEEVGKNIDRNGPEFRDDKSLLNYISEEELWACTSCNACTEACPVNIDPLSIIVDMRRYLVMEESKVPQELAGMFNKVENNGAPWQFAQADRFNWAND is encoded by the coding sequence ATGATCGGACAATTGATATTCCTGCTCTTGCTTCTGGCCGCGGTTGCGGTCTTTACGCGCAATATCCGGAAAGTCATCCGCAACATTCGGCTCGGGCGACCGCTCGACCGTTCTGACCGCAGCGCTGACCGCTGGAAGGTGATGACCATGGTCGCTCTGGGTCAGTCGAAGATGGTGACCCGTCCGGTGGCAGGGATCCTGCACATATTCGTTTACGCGGGATTCGTGATCATCAACATTGAAGTGCTGGAGATCGTCATCGACGGACTGTTTGGTACGCATCGGGTGTTTGCATTTCTCGGACCCTTGTATGATCTCCTGATCGGGAGTTTCGAGATCCTCGCGCTGCTGGTACTGGTAGCTTGCGTGATTTTCCTGGTACGCCGGTATGTTATTCGCCTGAAGCGTTTCTGGATGCGGGAAATGACCAGCTGGCCCCGGACCGATGCAACCCTGATCCTGGTGACCGAGATCCTGTTGATGTCGGCCTTCCTGAAGATGAACGCAGTCGATTCCGTGTTACAGGCCCAACATTACGGTCACTATGTTCAGGCCGGTTGGTTCCCCGTCAGCAGTATGTTGACGCCGTTCTTCGAAGGTTGGAACCCTGAAAATCTGGTCATCGTGGAGCGCCTGCTTTGGTGGTTCCACATCATCGGAATTCTCGTTTTTCTCAACTACCTGCCGTATTCCAAACACTTCCACATCCTATTGGCTTTCCCGAATACCTATTATTCCAACCTCGACTACAAAGGGCGTTTCACCAACATGGAAAGTGTTACGCGAGAGGTAAAGTTGATGCTGGATCCGTCCGCCGTGCCACCGGGAGACGCGGCAGCTCCGCCATCGCGGTTCGGCGCCAAGGATGTGTTTGACCTGAGCTGGAAGCAATTGATGGACGCTTACAGTTGTACGGAGTGTGGGCGTTGTTCCTCGAATTGTCCCGCGAACCAGACCGGCAAGTTGCTTTCGCCCCGTAAGATCATGATGGATACGCGCGACCGCTTGGAGGAAGTGGGTAAAAACATTGACCGCAACGGCCCGGAATTCCGTGACGATAAATCACTCCTCAACTATATTTCAGAAGAGGAATTGTGGGCCTGCACCTCCTGCAATGCCTGTACGGAAGCCTGTCCGGTCAACATCGACCCGTTGAGTATCATCGTCGACATGCGCCGTTACCTGGTCATGGAAGAATCGAAGGTGCCGCAGGAACTGGCCGGTATGTTCAACAAAGTGGAGAACAACGGCGCGCCCTGGCAATTCGCTCAGGCCGATCGCTTCAACTGGGCGAACGATTAA
- a CDS encoding (Fe-S)-binding protein produces MDFKVETMAEFAARGEQPEVLFWVGCAGSFDERAQKVTRAVARILHHCNVRFAVLGTEESCTGDPAKRAGNEFLFQMQAMMNIQVLNGYGVSRIVTACPHCFNTLRNEYPELGGRYEVLHHSQLLQQLINDGRLRIEGGAFSGKRITFHDPCYLGRANEVYEAPRELIRKLDSTLSEMKRSRANGFCCGAGGAQMFKEPEKGEKDVNIERSEEALALQPDVIAVGCPFCMTMMTDGVKHFNKESEVKVLDVAELIAQAKDL; encoded by the coding sequence ATGGATTTCAAAGTGGAAACGATGGCCGAGTTTGCCGCCCGGGGTGAGCAACCGGAGGTTCTTTTCTGGGTAGGATGTGCAGGTTCGTTTGATGAGCGTGCGCAAAAAGTTACCCGTGCCGTTGCCAGGATCCTTCATCATTGCAATGTGCGCTTCGCTGTTTTGGGAACGGAAGAGTCCTGCACCGGCGATCCGGCGAAGCGTGCAGGCAACGAGTTCCTCTTCCAGATGCAGGCGATGATGAATATCCAGGTTTTGAACGGATACGGAGTGAGTCGCATCGTCACCGCTTGTCCGCATTGCTTCAACACCCTGCGGAACGAATACCCGGAACTCGGTGGTCGTTATGAAGTGCTGCATCATTCTCAGTTGTTGCAGCAGTTGATCAACGACGGCAGGCTGCGCATCGAAGGCGGGGCATTTTCCGGCAAACGGATCACGTTCCACGATCCTTGTTATCTCGGTCGCGCGAATGAAGTCTACGAAGCGCCGCGCGAGCTCATCCGAAAACTCGACAGCACACTCTCCGAAATGAAGCGTTCACGTGCGAACGGTTTCTGTTGCGGAGCGGGCGGCGCACAGATGTTCAAAGAGCCGGAAAAAGGGGAGAAGGACGTCAACATTGAGCGCAGTGAAGAAGCGCTGGCCCTTCAACCCGATGTGATCGCGGTGGGTTGTCCGTTTTGCATGACGATGATGACGGACGGCGTCAAGCACTTCAACAAGGAAAGTGAAGTGAAGGTCCTGGATGTAGCCGAGCTGATCGCGCAGGCCAAGGACCTTTGA
- a CDS encoding metal-dependent hydrolase: protein MDSLTHTVIGAVVGDAFAGRRLGKKAMLWGALINNLPDIDVLTSFWMTQASGLLAHRGFTHSILFMVIMTPLLAYGLHGRYKTTSSYQDWLWLSGSNLFIHLFIDALTAYGTGWFEPFSHERVSLNMFFVADPLYTLPFIVGAIALMILRRGSPKRISWHRIGILWGVFYLLFAGWNKYRINQEVTSNVAKQRLLVHDFISTPTPLNNFLWYVIAQGDSGYYIGYRSVFDPKTPMAFTYFPRNDALLTPWKDDPEVGKLIRFSEGIYQLDQEDGQTVFSDMRFGQIGGWMDPKANFVFRFYLDRPDGNDLVIQRGRMEASTPEALKSLWNRMWGQP, encoded by the coding sequence ATGGATAGTCTGACACATACAGTGATTGGAGCGGTCGTGGGGGATGCCTTCGCCGGCCGCAGATTGGGAAAGAAAGCGATGTTGTGGGGCGCGTTGATCAACAACCTGCCTGATATCGACGTGCTGACAAGTTTCTGGATGACCCAGGCTTCCGGCTTATTGGCCCACCGCGGGTTCACCCACTCGATCCTGTTTATGGTGATCATGACGCCCTTGTTGGCCTATGGCCTTCATGGTCGTTATAAGACGACATCTTCCTATCAGGATTGGTTGTGGCTCAGCGGATCGAATCTTTTCATCCATTTGTTCATCGACGCATTGACGGCCTATGGCACAGGATGGTTCGAACCGTTTTCGCATGAACGGGTTTCGCTCAACATGTTTTTTGTGGCCGATCCGCTTTATACCCTTCCGTTCATTGTAGGCGCCATCGCATTGATGATCCTGCGCCGGGGTTCTCCCAAGCGCATCAGTTGGCACCGGATCGGCATCCTTTGGGGAGTTTTCTATCTGCTCTTCGCCGGTTGGAACAAATACCGGATCAACCAGGAGGTAACAAGTAATGTGGCGAAACAGCGACTACTGGTGCATGACTTCATCAGCACGCCAACTCCCCTGAACAATTTCCTGTGGTACGTGATCGCCCAAGGCGATAGCGGATATTATATCGGCTATCGGTCGGTATTCGATCCCAAGACGCCTATGGCGTTTACCTATTTCCCCCGAAACGACGCACTCCTTACGCCCTGGAAAGACGACCCGGAGGTGGGTAAACTCATCCGGTTTTCGGAAGGCATTTACCAGCTTGATCAGGAAGACGGCCAGACGGTTTTCAGCGATATGCGTTTCGGACAGATCGGAGGCTGGATGGACCCTAAGGCTAATTTCGTATTCAGGTTCTACCTCGACCGCCCCGATGGCAATGACCTGGTGATCCAACGCGGACGAATGGAAGCCAGTACGCCCGAAGCCCTGAAAAGTCTATGGAACCGAATGTGGGGCCAGCCCTGA
- a CDS encoding FKBP-type peptidyl-prolyl cis-trans isomerase — translation MKIDSNKVVTVTYRLHANLPAEEQKHIETADQSRPLKFLYGVGMMIPGFERGLEGKGSGDSFSFTIEADDAYGSTDAAAIIDLPIEIFKVEGVIDFDMLKVGNVLPMTDQEGNMLNGKVVSYDEQKVKMDFNHPLAGHILHFSGEIVEVREATPEEMDHGHVH, via the coding sequence ATGAAAATTGATTCCAACAAGGTGGTAACCGTAACCTACCGCCTGCATGCCAACCTTCCGGCCGAAGAACAGAAGCATATCGAGACGGCTGATCAGTCCCGTCCTCTGAAGTTCCTGTACGGTGTCGGTATGATGATCCCGGGATTCGAACGGGGACTGGAAGGTAAGGGGAGTGGTGATTCCTTCAGCTTCACCATCGAAGCCGATGATGCCTATGGTTCAACCGATGCCGCGGCGATCATCGATCTTCCGATTGAAATCTTTAAAGTAGAAGGAGTGATCGATTTCGACATGCTCAAAGTCGGCAATGTACTCCCGATGACCGATCAGGAAGGGAACATGCTGAATGGTAAAGTGGTCTCCTACGACGAACAGAAAGTGAAGATGGATTTCAACCACCCGCTTGCCGGACATATCCTGCATTTCAGCGGGGAAATCGTGGAAGTCCGCGAGGCTACCCCGGAAGAGATGGACCACGGTCACGTGCATTGA
- a CDS encoding DUF3127 domain-containing protein — translation MSMQVTGSLKVKKETQTVSDRFKKREFVITDNSSQYPQHISFVLTQDRCNLLDSFQTGDNLVVHFNLRGREWTSPQGEVKYFNTLEAWRIERGQGAPAGGQEYSQDIPEYIPSGKDDLPF, via the coding sequence ATGTCCATGCAAGTTACCGGCTCTCTCAAAGTAAAGAAGGAAACCCAAACGGTCAGCGACCGCTTTAAAAAGCGCGAATTTGTCATTACCGACAATTCCAGCCAGTACCCACAGCACATCAGCTTCGTCCTTACCCAGGATCGTTGCAACCTGCTCGACAGTTTCCAGACAGGTGACAACCTGGTCGTCCATTTCAACCTCCGGGGCCGGGAATGGACCAGCCCTCAAGGTGAGGTAAAGTATTTCAACACCCTGGAAGCCTGGCGCATCGAGCGCGGACAAGGCGCTCCGGCCGGCGGTCAGGAATACTCGCAGGATATTCCGGAGTACATTCCTTCCGGAAAAGATGACCTGCCCTTCTAA
- a CDS encoding T9SS type A sorting domain-containing protein has translation MKKLLLLLAFLPLGSFAQSFTNSTATPITGGDVLIPIQVNGIANQINGTFGLASVCLDISHEFVEDLQLRLQSPDGKIIDLSIGHGGNGPGYRNTCFMMNGTGGRIQYAPAPFTGTYLPEMSLNVFNDGSDPNGTWLLRIRDIFPTADTGTFHFVSVFFMINPPADPTANGGPCNTSDATGCACPDGVSTDCDLLPDMTSSVLCIQQDHQEYAGNITMGNATPNIGWGPMEIHGTGSCYCDSVVSNCSTPCPDGSYPKELVIQRIYHKDGGSMTYFDRPAGTMSYHPTHGHVHVDNWADFTLRRATPDPDSRNWPIIGTGNKQSFCLVNLGDCDANYGYCVDDQGVTLNKSDIPNSDLGSVSGCSRDQGIYVGNLDIYSSGLNGMGIVLPSTTCNGDYYIVSITDPMNNFLETNDQNNWVAVPITLFQQSAGSFPISGYTYTVLANDVDFTASALGTDSLVWRFGDGSPAVTTTNTGIQHTFPGVGSYIVTLYAYNTCGPTVTIDTVQILSTTGIEQINDLVNFTASPNPSSDVFRVNYTLINPSSVQLDLLDMTGRRIASLYSGNQPAGKFQQTLDIRELGLASGIYNLRLQTGSHQQTIRLVAF, from the coding sequence ATGAAAAAACTGTTACTCCTGCTGGCATTCTTGCCGCTGGGATCATTCGCCCAAAGTTTTACGAATTCAACCGCTACGCCGATTACGGGTGGTGATGTGTTGATTCCGATTCAGGTCAACGGCATCGCCAACCAGATCAATGGCACGTTTGGTCTTGCCTCGGTATGCCTGGATATCAGCCACGAGTTTGTGGAAGACCTGCAGTTACGCCTGCAATCACCGGATGGCAAGATCATCGACCTTTCGATTGGTCATGGCGGGAACGGACCGGGATACCGGAACACCTGTTTCATGATGAATGGAACCGGTGGTCGTATCCAGTATGCACCGGCACCCTTCACCGGCACTTACCTGCCTGAGATGTCGTTGAACGTATTCAACGACGGTTCGGATCCCAACGGTACCTGGTTGTTGAGGATCCGTGACATCTTCCCGACAGCCGATACGGGCACCTTTCATTTCGTCTCGGTCTTCTTCATGATCAATCCGCCGGCAGATCCTACTGCCAACGGTGGTCCGTGCAATACCTCCGATGCCACCGGCTGCGCCTGTCCGGATGGGGTTTCTACCGATTGCGACCTGCTCCCGGACATGACCTCCTCGGTGCTTTGTATCCAACAAGACCACCAGGAATACGCCGGAAACATTACGATGGGCAACGCAACGCCCAACATCGGTTGGGGACCCATGGAAATACATGGTACAGGTTCCTGCTATTGTGATTCGGTCGTTTCCAATTGCAGCACTCCCTGTCCTGACGGATCGTATCCCAAAGAATTGGTAATTCAGCGCATCTACCACAAAGACGGCGGCAGCATGACCTACTTCGACCGTCCGGCCGGCACGATGAGCTATCACCCGACCCACGGGCACGTGCACGTCGACAACTGGGCCGACTTTACGCTTCGGCGCGCTACACCGGATCCTGATTCCCGAAACTGGCCTATCATCGGCACGGGTAACAAACAGAGTTTCTGTCTGGTGAACCTTGGTGATTGTGATGCCAACTACGGCTACTGCGTGGATGACCAGGGCGTGACACTCAACAAATCGGATATCCCGAACTCGGATCTCGGCAGTGTATCGGGTTGTTCACGCGATCAGGGTATCTATGTCGGTAACCTGGATATCTACAGCTCAGGATTGAACGGGATGGGCATCGTACTGCCGTCGACCACCTGTAATGGTGACTATTACATCGTATCAATCACCGATCCGATGAACAATTTCCTTGAGACAAACGACCAGAACAACTGGGTAGCAGTTCCGATCACACTCTTCCAGCAAAGTGCCGGCAGCTTCCCCATCTCCGGTTACACGTACACGGTATTGGCGAACGACGTCGACTTTACCGCATCTGCACTCGGCACGGACTCCCTGGTGTGGCGATTCGGTGATGGATCACCTGCTGTCACCACTACCAACACCGGCATTCAACACACATTCCCGGGTGTAGGCAGCTACATCGTGACCTTGTATGCGTACAATACCTGCGGACCGACGGTGACGATCGACACCGTACAGATCCTGTCGACTACCGGTATCGAGCAGATCAACGACCTGGTCAACTTCACAGCCAGTCCGAATCCTTCGAGCGATGTATTCCGGGTGAACTATACCCTGATCAATCCTTCGTCCGTTCAACTTGATCTTCTGGACATGACCGGTCGTCGGATCGCTTCACTTTATTCCGGCAATCAGCCTGCAGGAAAATTCCAACAGACGCTGGACATTCGTGAACTCGGGCTCGCTTCCGGTATTTACAACTTGCGCCTTCAGACCGGGTCACACCAACAGACGATTCGTCTGGTTGCGTTCTAA
- a CDS encoding FAD-binding protein encodes MSRKAPEKAYPALIDAHLEELRAIVGREFVLTDEDALHNHSHDYTEDLRFLPQVVVRPDTAEQVAAILRFCNRTGIPATPRGAGTGLSGGALPVLGGVVIAMDRFNRILSIDERNLQATVEPGVINQVFQDAVMEKGLFYPPDPASRGSCFLGGNLAECAGGPKAVKYGVTKDYVLNCQVVLPSGEIIWTGANVLKNSTGYNLTQLLIGSEGTLGIITRIVFRLVPLPKENLLMLVPFRSAEKACEAVSAIFRTGITPSALEFMERDCIEYVMRFVDVKVPLKDDINAHLLIEVDGNDRDVLFKECERISEVLYEFECDEILFADTTQQKADLWKARRSAGEAVKSHSIYKEEDTVVPRAELPRLLKGVKAIGTKYGFRSVCYGHAGDGNLHVNIIKEEMSDEAWQREVPKGIREIFELCVSLGGTISGEHGIGYVQKQYMDIPFDPVQLELMKGIKRLFDPNGILNPGKIFPDA; translated from the coding sequence ATGTCCCGCAAGGCCCCCGAAAAAGCGTACCCCGCTCTCATTGATGCTCATTTGGAAGAGTTGCGTGCAATCGTTGGACGTGAATTCGTGCTCACGGATGAGGACGCATTGCATAACCATTCGCACGATTACACGGAAGACCTGCGCTTTCTTCCGCAGGTGGTTGTCCGTCCCGATACCGCGGAGCAGGTTGCTGCCATCCTAAGATTCTGTAACCGCACCGGCATTCCCGCAACACCGAGAGGTGCGGGGACCGGACTCAGCGGCGGCGCATTGCCGGTTCTGGGCGGGGTGGTGATCGCCATGGATCGCTTCAACCGCATTCTTTCGATCGATGAACGTAATCTGCAGGCAACGGTGGAACCGGGTGTCATCAACCAGGTTTTTCAGGATGCGGTGATGGAGAAGGGGCTGTTCTATCCGCCGGATCCAGCCAGCCGGGGCAGTTGTTTTCTTGGCGGCAATTTGGCCGAATGCGCAGGCGGTCCAAAAGCAGTGAAGTACGGCGTTACAAAGGATTACGTGCTCAATTGCCAGGTGGTCCTTCCTTCCGGAGAAATCATCTGGACAGGCGCAAATGTGCTGAAGAATTCCACCGGGTATAATCTGACACAGTTGTTGATCGGCAGTGAAGGAACGTTGGGGATCATTACCCGTATCGTATTCCGGCTGGTCCCGCTCCCGAAGGAGAACCTCCTCATGCTGGTGCCTTTCCGCAGCGCTGAAAAAGCCTGTGAAGCGGTGAGTGCCATCTTTCGGACCGGCATTACGCCATCCGCACTTGAGTTCATGGAGCGTGACTGCATTGAGTATGTCATGCGATTCGTGGATGTGAAGGTGCCCCTCAAAGACGATATCAACGCCCATTTGCTGATCGAAGTGGATGGCAACGACCGGGACGTTCTTTTCAAGGAATGTGAACGTATCTCGGAAGTGTTGTACGAATTCGAATGTGACGAGATCCTCTTTGCCGATACGACGCAACAGAAGGCGGATCTCTGGAAGGCGCGCCGCAGTGCCGGCGAAGCGGTGAAGTCGCACTCCATTTACAAGGAAGAAGACACCGTCGTTCCACGCGCTGAATTACCTCGCCTCCTGAAAGGAGTAAAAGCGATTGGCACCAAGTATGGTTTCCGTAGTGTCTGTTACGGGCACGCCGGCGACGGTAACCTGCACGTGAACATCATCAAGGAAGAGATGTCGGACGAAGCCTGGCAGCGAGAAGTGCCGAAAGGAATTCGGGAGATTTTTGAATTATGCGTTTCGTTGGGCGGTACGATTTCTGGTGAACACGGAATCGGTTACGTACAGAAACAGTACATGGACATCCCGTTCGATCCGGTGCAATTGGAGCTGATGAAAGGGATCAAACGTCTGTTCGACCCGAACGGAATACTCAACCCGGGAAAGATCTTTCCAGATGCCTGA
- a CDS encoding SDR family oxidoreductase translates to MPDRNRPVVVITGASSGIGKALAFEFGRNGFAVSISARQADRLGKTVSELQAAGIPVYAVTGDVAKEQDCKNLIQETVNTFGRIDVLINNAGMSMRALFEKTDLSVIRQLMDINFWGTVYCSKFALPYLLKQKGSIVGISSIAGKKGLPGRTGYSASKFAMEGFLETLRTENLKKGLHILVACPGFTASNIRVTSLGADGKGQGESPREEGKMMQPEEVARRIFNAVKQRKRDLVMTREGKLTVFLNKFFPGWLDGVVYNHMAKEPDSPFK, encoded by the coding sequence ATGCCTGATCGTAATCGTCCTGTTGTCGTGATCACTGGCGCTTCTTCCGGAATCGGGAAGGCGCTCGCGTTTGAATTCGGACGGAATGGTTTCGCCGTTTCAATCAGCGCCCGGCAGGCGGACCGGCTGGGAAAAACCGTTAGCGAATTGCAGGCAGCCGGAATCCCGGTGTACGCGGTTACCGGAGATGTAGCGAAAGAGCAGGATTGTAAAAACCTGATACAAGAGACGGTCAACACCTTTGGCCGGATCGACGTGCTCATCAACAACGCCGGGATGTCGATGCGTGCCTTATTCGAAAAGACGGACCTGTCGGTTATCCGACAATTGATGGATATCAACTTTTGGGGAACCGTTTATTGTTCCAAGTTCGCGTTACCCTACCTGTTGAAGCAAAAGGGCAGCATTGTCGGTATATCATCCATTGCCGGTAAGAAGGGGCTACCCGGCAGGACTGGTTATTCCGCCTCCAAGTTTGCCATGGAAGGATTTCTGGAGACCCTGCGAACAGAGAACTTGAAGAAAGGCCTGCATATACTTGTGGCATGCCCGGGCTTTACGGCCTCCAACATCCGGGTCACCTCGCTGGGAGCCGACGGTAAAGGGCAGGGGGAATCTCCCCGGGAGGAAGGAAAGATGATGCAACCCGAGGAAGTTGCTCGCAGGATTTTCAATGCAGTAAAGCAGCGCAAACGCGACCTGGTCATGACCCGCGAGGGTAAGCTGACGGTCTTCCTGAACAAGTTTTTTCCCGGATGGCTGGATGGGGTGGTTTATAACCACATGGCCAAGGAGCCTGATTCCCCTTTCAAATAA